One window of Camelina sativa cultivar DH55 chromosome 4, Cs, whole genome shotgun sequence genomic DNA carries:
- the LOC109124895 gene encoding RNA polymerase II C-terminal domain phosphatase-like 4 isoform X1 has translation MLAEASSSKGECEHPGSFGNMCFVCGQKLEETGVSFRYIHKEMRLNQDEISRLRDSDMGFLQRQRKLYLVLDLDHTLLNSTILRDLKPEEEYLNSHTHSLQDVSGGSLFKMEFMHMMTKLRPFVHSFLKEASEMFVMYIYTMGDRPYARQMAKLLDPKGEYFGDRIISRDDGTVRHQKSLDVVLGQESAVLILDDTENAWPNHKDNLIVIERYHFFASSCRQFDHKYKSLSELKSDESEPDGALATVLKVLKQAHALFFENVDEDISNKDVRLMLKQVRKEILKGFKVVFSRVFPTKAKPEDHPLWKMAEDLGATCATEVDASVTHVVAMEMGTEKARWAVREKKFVVHRGWIDAANYLWKKQPEENFSLEQLKKQQGTEEE, from the exons ATGCTTGCAGAAGCATCCTCAAGCAAGGGAGAATGCGAGCATCCAGGTTCGTTTGGAAACATGTGCTTTGTCTGTGGGCAAAAATTGGAAGAAACTGGTGTTTCGTTTAGATATATACACAAG GAAATGAGGCTCAATCAAGATGAGATCTCCAGGTTGCGTGATTCAGATATGGGATTCTTGCAACGCCAGCGGAAGCTGTATTTAGTTCTCGATCTAGACCACACGCTGCTTAATTCTACCATATTAAGGGACCTGAAACCAGAGGAGGAATACTTGAATAGCCATACTCATTCTCTTCAAG ATGTTTCCGGAGGTAGTCTTTTCAAGATGGAATTTATGCACATGATGACCAAACTGAGGCCGTTTGTTCACTCATTTCTAAAAGAAGCCAGTGAGATGTTTGTGATGTACATATACACAATGGGAGATAGGCCATATGCGCGACAGATGGCGAAGCTGCTGGACCCCAAAGGAGAGTACTTTGGTGATCGGATCATTTCTCGGGATGACGGCACAGTGAGACATCAAAAGAGTCTAGATGTGGTGCTTGGACAAGAAAGTGCTGTTCTGATTCTTGACGATACAGAGAAT GCGTGGCCAAATCATAAGGACAATTTGATCGTAATAGAGAGGTATCACTTTTTCGCTTCGAGCTGCAGACAGTTTGATCACAAATACAAGTCTCTATCGGAGTTGAAGAGCGATGAGAGTGAACCAGATGGGGCACTTGCAACTGTCCTGAAAGTCCTAAAACAAGCACATGCTCTTTTCTTTGAG AATGTGGATGAAGACATATCTAATAAAGATGTTAGGTTGATGCTGAAACAAGTGCGTAAAGAGATACTTAAAGGATTTAAAGTAGTGTTCAGTCGGGTGTTCCCAACCAAGGCAAAGCCAGAAGATCACCCTCTGTGGAAAATGGCTGAGGATCTGGGAGCAACCTGCGCAACGGAAGTGGATGCATCAGTGACACACGTGGTGGCCATGGAGATGGGAACAGAGAAGGCACGTTGGGctgtgagagagaagaagtttgtgGTGCATAGAGGATGGATAGACGCAGCGAATTACCTGTGGAAGAAGCAGCCAGAAGAAAACTTCAGTTTAGAGCAGCTCAAGAAGCAACAAGGAACAGAAGAAGAGTGA
- the LOC109124895 gene encoding RNA polymerase II C-terminal domain phosphatase-like 4 isoform X2 — translation MCFVCGQKLEETGVSFRYIHKEMRLNQDEISRLRDSDMGFLQRQRKLYLVLDLDHTLLNSTILRDLKPEEEYLNSHTHSLQDVSGGSLFKMEFMHMMTKLRPFVHSFLKEASEMFVMYIYTMGDRPYARQMAKLLDPKGEYFGDRIISRDDGTVRHQKSLDVVLGQESAVLILDDTENAWPNHKDNLIVIERYHFFASSCRQFDHKYKSLSELKSDESEPDGALATVLKVLKQAHALFFENVDEDISNKDVRLMLKQVRKEILKGFKVVFSRVFPTKAKPEDHPLWKMAEDLGATCATEVDASVTHVVAMEMGTEKARWAVREKKFVVHRGWIDAANYLWKKQPEENFSLEQLKKQQGTEEE, via the exons ATGTGCTTTGTCTGTGGGCAAAAATTGGAAGAAACTGGTGTTTCGTTTAGATATATACACAAG GAAATGAGGCTCAATCAAGATGAGATCTCCAGGTTGCGTGATTCAGATATGGGATTCTTGCAACGCCAGCGGAAGCTGTATTTAGTTCTCGATCTAGACCACACGCTGCTTAATTCTACCATATTAAGGGACCTGAAACCAGAGGAGGAATACTTGAATAGCCATACTCATTCTCTTCAAG ATGTTTCCGGAGGTAGTCTTTTCAAGATGGAATTTATGCACATGATGACCAAACTGAGGCCGTTTGTTCACTCATTTCTAAAAGAAGCCAGTGAGATGTTTGTGATGTACATATACACAATGGGAGATAGGCCATATGCGCGACAGATGGCGAAGCTGCTGGACCCCAAAGGAGAGTACTTTGGTGATCGGATCATTTCTCGGGATGACGGCACAGTGAGACATCAAAAGAGTCTAGATGTGGTGCTTGGACAAGAAAGTGCTGTTCTGATTCTTGACGATACAGAGAAT GCGTGGCCAAATCATAAGGACAATTTGATCGTAATAGAGAGGTATCACTTTTTCGCTTCGAGCTGCAGACAGTTTGATCACAAATACAAGTCTCTATCGGAGTTGAAGAGCGATGAGAGTGAACCAGATGGGGCACTTGCAACTGTCCTGAAAGTCCTAAAACAAGCACATGCTCTTTTCTTTGAG AATGTGGATGAAGACATATCTAATAAAGATGTTAGGTTGATGCTGAAACAAGTGCGTAAAGAGATACTTAAAGGATTTAAAGTAGTGTTCAGTCGGGTGTTCCCAACCAAGGCAAAGCCAGAAGATCACCCTCTGTGGAAAATGGCTGAGGATCTGGGAGCAACCTGCGCAACGGAAGTGGATGCATCAGTGACACACGTGGTGGCCATGGAGATGGGAACAGAGAAGGCACGTTGGGctgtgagagagaagaagtttgtgGTGCATAGAGGATGGATAGACGCAGCGAATTACCTGTGGAAGAAGCAGCCAGAAGAAAACTTCAGTTTAGAGCAGCTCAAGAAGCAACAAGGAACAGAAGAAGAGTGA
- the LOC104783377 gene encoding LOW QUALITY PROTEIN: cytochrome c oxidase assembly factor 6 homolog (The sequence of the model RefSeq protein was modified relative to this genomic sequence to represent the inferred CDS: deleted 2 bases in 1 codon) translates to MAVDTYASSNPNEVHEDVLQKARDACYKARDAFYACLEKESGKKPTEIATVGLLYPKECSSSRTQFVNNCRSSWVKHFDREYCRNKRVQRLLDAGDERKGPMSLPQPYTFKPSPST, encoded by the exons ATGGCTGTCGATACT TATGCGTCGTCGAACCCTAATGAGGTTCATGAGGATGTTCTTCAGAAAGCTAGAGATGCTTGCTACAAG GCCAGAGATGCTTTTTACGCTTGTCTAGAAAAGGAATCTGGTAAAAAGCCAACTGAAATCGCTACCGTTGGTCTTCTCTATCCTAAGGAGTGTAGTAGTTCTAGAACCCAATTCGTCAACAACTGTCGCTCCTCTTGG GTGAAGCATTTCGATAGGGAGTATTGTAGGAACAAGAGAGTTCAAAGGCTGTTGGATGCTGGAGATGAGAGGAAAGGTCCAATGTCACTTCCTCAGCCTTACACTTTCAAGCCTTCTCCTTCAACTTAG
- the LOC104783376 gene encoding transcription factor bHLH82-like, with protein sequence MESGNGEGKGEFINQNNDFFLDSMSLLSSLPPCWDPSLPPPPPPPPNSLFHALSVDTPFPDQFHHPQESGGPTIGSQDGLQAQGTVSTTSAPVVRQKPRVRARRGQATDPHSIAERLRRERIAERMKSLQELVPNTNKTDKASMLDKIIEYVRFLQLQVKVLSMSRLGGAGAVGPRLNGLSAEAGGRLNALTAPCNGVNGNGNATGSSNESLRSTEQRVAKLMEEDMGSAMQYLQGKGLCLMPISLATAISSSSTHSRGSLFHPISNPVAAEDANVAAAVAAPEASSTMDDVSAASKA encoded by the exons atggagagtGGGAATGGAGAAGGAAAGGGAGAgttcataaaccaaaacaatgacTTTTTTCTTGATTCCATGTCACTGCTCTCTTCTCTCCCTCCTTGCTGGGAtccatctcttcctcctcctcctcctccgccaccaaaCTCTCTCTTCCACGCTCTCTCCGTCGACACCCCTTTCCCTGACCAGTTCCATCACCCTCAG GAGTCAGGTGGTCCAACAATTGGCAGCCAAGATGGGTTACAAGCACAAGGGACAGTCTCGACCACCAGCGCACCAGTTGTTCGTCAAAAGCCAAGGGTTCGAGCCAGGAGAGGCCAAGCCACCGATCCTCACAGCATTGCTGAGCGG CTAAGGAGGGAACGCATCGCAGAGCGTATGAAGTCTCTTCAAGAACTGGTTCCTAACACCAACAAG ACGGATAAGGCATCAATGTTGGATAAGATCATCGAGTATGTTAGGTTCCTTCAGCTTCAAGTCAAAGTACTAAGCATGAGCAGATTGGGAGGTGCAGGTGCAGTTGGTCCACGCCTCAATGGTCTCTCCGCCGAG GCAGGAGGACGGCTCAACGCCCTCACTGCACCTTGCAATGGCGTAAACGGGAATGGAAACGCGACAGGATCATCCAATGAGAGCTTAAGGTCAACAGAACAGAGGGTAGCAAAACTGATGGAAGAAGACATGGGATCAGCAATGCAGTACCTTCAAGGGAAGGGGCTTTGCTTGATGCCCATCTCTCTAGCAACCGCGATATCATCCTCAAGCACTCACTCTCGTGGATCTCTCTTCCACCCCATCTCCAATCCCGTCGCAGCAGAGGATGCAAATGTAGCAGCAGCAGTTGCTGCACCTGAAGCCTCCTCGACTATGGATGATGTATCTGCTGCCTCCAAGGCCTGA
- the LOC104783382 gene encoding classical arabinogalactan protein 26-like encodes MSVSLLIAFTVLSLCIHTSTSEFVQFQLSTISAAPSFLPEAPTSFSASPPAMSPDVSPLFPTPGSSEMSPSPSEASVMPTIPSSLSPPNPDAVSPDPLLEFSPVGSPLPASSSVSLVSSPLSSLLLVFLMSFCSF; translated from the coding sequence ATGAGCGTCTCTCTGTTAATCGCCTTCACCGTTCTATCACTCTGTATACACACTTCAACATCCGAGTTCGTACAGTTTCAGCTATCCACCATATCAGCTGCACCTTCGTTTTTGCCTGAAGCTCCAACGAGTTTCTCAGCTTCTCCTCCGGCCATGTCTCCAGATGTCTCCCCTCTGTTCCCTACTCCAGGTTCGAGCGAAATGTCTCCTTCCCCGTCAGAAGCTTCAGTGATGCCGACAATCCCTTCAAGCCTTAGTCCACCAAACCCGGATGCTGTCTCTCCTGATCCTCTGCTCGAATTTTCTCCAGTTGGGTCCCCTCTCCCTGCTTCATCCTCAGTTAGTTTGGTCTCATCACCACTCTCCTCTCTGCTTCTTGTCTTCCTCATGTCTTTCTGCAGTTTCTAG
- the LOC104783381 gene encoding protease Do-like 2, chloroplastic, giving the protein MMAVSLANCCFSFLNASVKLQSSSSLSSPCCFVSAPQSPRASKHHHHLKRKSSRSDSSPPLLSNNPENQRKNQAGRDESCNNAHQTMAFKAFGSPKKDKKDAALSHQRTDDPAKIHDASFLNAVVKVYCTHTAPDYSLPWQKQRQFTSTGSAFMIGDGKLLTNAHCVEHDTQVKVKRRGDDRKYVAKVLVRGVDCDIALLSVESEDFWKGAEPLRLGHLPRLQDSVTVVGYPLGGDTISVTKGVVSRIEVTSYAHGSSDLLGIQIDAAINPGNSGGPAFNDQGECIGVAFQVYRSEETENIGYVIPTTVVSHFLTDYERNGKYTGYPCLGVLLQKLENPALRECLKVPTNEGVLVRRVEPTSYASKVLKEGDVIVSFDDLHVGCEGTVPFRSSERIAFRYLISQKFAGDIAELGIIRAGEHKKVQVVLRPRVHLVPYHIDGGQPSYIIVAGLVFTPLSEPLIEEECEDTIGLKLLTKARYSVARFRGEQIVILSQVLANEVNIGYEDMNNQQVLKFNGIPIRNIHHLAHLIDMCKDKYLVFEFEDNYVAVLEREASNSASLCILKDYGIPSERSADLLEPYVDPRDDTQALDQGIGDSPVSNLEIGFDGLVWA; this is encoded by the exons ATGATGGCCGTCTCCTTAGCCAATTGCTGCTTCTCCTTCCTGAATGCCTCCGTGAAACTTCAATCATCTTCATCCTTGTCTTCACCGTGCTGCTTCGTTTCCGCGCCGCAGTCTCCACGAGCATccaagcatcatcatcatcttaagAGGAAATCCTCGAGGTCTGATTCATCTCCTCCTTTATTAAGCAACAACCCTGAG AACCAGAGGAAGAATCAGGCGGGTCGAGATGAGAGTTGTAATAATGCTCATCAAACAATGGCATTCAAGGCCTTTGGTTCTCCCAAAAAGGATAAGAAAGATGCTGCTCTTTCTCACCAACGGACTGATGATCCTGCCAAGATTCACGATGCATCCTTTCTCAATGCCGTTGTCAAA GTTTATTGCACTCATACTGCGCCTGATTACTCCCTCCCATGGCAGAAGCAGAGACAATTTACTAGCACTGGCAG TGCTTTTATGATCGGAGATGGCAAGCTCTTGACCAATGCTCATTGTGTTGAACACGACACCCAG GTTAAAGTTAAGAGAAGGGGAGATGACAGAAAATATGTGGCTAag GTTTTAGTAAGAGGTGTGGACTGTGACATTGCTTTGCTCTCAGTAGAAAGCGAGGATTTCTGGAAAGGTGCCGAACCTCTGCGCCTTGGCCATTTACCCCGCCTTCAG GATTCAGTAACTGTCGTGGGATATCCTCTTGGAGGAGATACAATCTCTGTTACAAAAGGGGTTGTATCACGTATAGAG GTAACATCATATGCTCATGGATCATCCGACTTGCTTGGAATTCAGATTGACGCTGCAATAAATCCAG GGAATAGTGGTGGCCCTGCATTCAATGACCAGGGGGAATGTATTGGAGTAGCATTTCAG GTTTACAGATCTGAAGAAACTGAAAATATTGGTTATGTGATTCCAACAACAGTTGTTTCTCACTTTTTGACTGACTATGAGAGGAACGGAAAGTACACTG GTTACCCTTGCCTTGGAGTATTGCTGCAGAAATTGGAGAATCCAGCTCTGCGGGAGTGCCTCAAAGTTCCTACAAATGAG GGGGTGCTGGTGCGAAGAGTTGAACCTACATCTTATGCAAGTAAAGTCCTGAAAGAG GGAGATGTGATTGTAAGTTTTGATGATCTACACGTGGGATGTGAAGGAACTGTACCCTTCCGATCCAGTGAACGCATAGCATTCCGTTATCTCATCAGTCAAAA ATTTGCAGGTGACATCGCGGAGCTCGGTATCATTAGAGCAGGAGAACATAAGAAAGTTCAAGTAGTTCTAAGGCCACGAGTGCACCTG GTACCGTACCATATCGATGGAGGTCAGCCATCATACATTATAGTTGCTGGTTTGGTGTTTACTCCGCTCTCAGAACCGCTGATAGA GGAGGAGTGCGAGGACACCATAGGC TTGAAATTATTAACAAAGGCACGATACTCTGTGGCAAGGTTTAGAGGAGAACAAATCGTCATCCTATCACAG GTGTTGGCAAACGAAGTAAACATCGGCTATGAGGACATGAATAACCAGCAGGTCCTGAAGTTCAATGGAATTCCTATAAGAAACATCCATCATTTGGCACACCTCATTGACATGTGCAAAGATAAGTATCTAGTTTTTGAGTTCGAAGACAACTATGTCGCAGTGTTGGAGAGAGAAGCTTCAAATTCTGCTTCCTTGTGCATCCTTAAAGATTATGGAATCCCCTCAGAAAGATCTGCAGATCTGCTCGAGCCATATGTAGATCCTAGAGATGACACCCAAGCACTTGACCAAGGTATCGGAGACAGCCCTGTGTCTAATCTGGAAATCGGCTTTGATGGACTGGTGTGGGCATAA